The following coding sequences are from one Oncorhynchus clarkii lewisi isolate Uvic-CL-2024 chromosome 20, UVic_Ocla_1.0, whole genome shotgun sequence window:
- the LOC139376589 gene encoding GTP cyclohydrolase 2: MNSHCNGTGKQLVTDFYYNNGFSEPSLETKKTTVQQRKQHETSGKDAEDESRLPALEAAYSSILRGLGEDTDRQGLLRTPLRAAKAMQFLTKGYHEDVYDILNDAIFDEDHDEIVIVKDIEMFSLCEHHLVPFFGRVHIGYLPNKKVVGLSKLARIVEMYSRRLQVQERLTKQIAMAISEALQPAGVAVVIEAAHMCMVMRGVQKMNSRTVTSCMLGVFREDPKTREEFLRLTKTA; the protein is encoded by the exons ATGAACAGCCATTGTAACGGGACCGGGAAGCAGCTGGTGACAGATTTCTACTATAATAACGGTTTCAGTGAGCCGAGCCTCGAGACCAAGAAGACCACCGTACAGCAGCGAAAACAGCATGAGACGTCCGGTAAAGACGCTGAGGATGAGTCCCGGTTACCGGCACTCGAAGCAGCGTACAGCAGCATCTTGCGGGGTCTCGGGGAGGACACGGACCGGCAGGGGCTCCTGAGGACGCCTCTAAGAGCCGCCAAGGCAATGCAGTTCCTTACCAAGGGATACCACGAGGACGTGTACG ACATCCTGAATGATGCCATATTTGACGAGGACCATGACGAGATAGTGATAGTAAAAGACATTGAAATGTTCTCTCTTTGTGAACACCACCTTGTACCCTTTTTTGGCAGG GTACATATCGGATACCTGCCAAATAAGAAGGTGGTCGGGCTTAGCAAACTGGCTAG gatTGTTGAGATGTACAGTCGGAGGCTCCAAG TCCAGGAGCGTCTGACCAAGCAGATTGCCATGGCGATATCAGAAGCTCTACAGCCAGCTGGTGTGGCTGTGGTTATAGAGGCAGC GCACATGTGTATGGTGATGCGTGGGGTTCAGAAGATGAACAGTCGAACTGTGACCAGCTGCATGTTGGGGGTGTTCAGAGAAGATCCAAAGACTCGAGAAGAGTTCCTACGACTCACCAAGACTGCTTAG